A single window of Papio anubis isolate 15944 chromosome 8, Panubis1.0, whole genome shotgun sequence DNA harbors:
- the MSC gene encoding musculin, with protein MSTGSVSDPEEMELRGLQREYPVPASKRPPLRGVERSYASPSDNSSAEEEDPDGEEERCALGAAGSAGGCKRKRPRVAGGGGAGGSAGGGGKKPLPAKGSAAECKQSQRNAANARERARMRVLSKAFSRLKTSLPWVPPDTKLSKLDTLRLASSYIAHLRQLLQEDRYENGYVHPVNLTWPFVVSGRPDSDTKEVSAANRLCGTTA; from the exons ATGTCCACGGGCTCGGTGAGTGATCCGGAGGAGATGGAGCTTCGGGGGCTGCAGCGGGAGTACCCGGTCCCCGCCTCCAAGAGGCCGCCCCTCCGCGGCGTAGAGCGCAGCTACGCCTCGCCCAGTGACAACTCGTCCGCGGAGGAGGAGGACCCCGACGGCGAGGAGGAGCGCTGCGCTCTGGGCGCAGCCGGCAGCGCGGGAGGCTGCAAGAGGAAGCGGCCCCGTGTGGCTGGGGGCGGCGGCGCAGGTGGCAGCGCGGGCGGTGGTGGCAAAAAGCCCCTCCCGGCCAAGGGCTCAGCCGCAGAGTGCAAGCAGTCGCAGCGGAACGCGGCCAACGCCCGCGAGCGCGCCCGGATGCGCGTGCTGAGCAAAGCCTTCTCcaggctcaagaccagcctgccctgGGTGCCCCCCGACACTAAGCTCTCCAAGCTGGACACGCTCCGGCTGGCTTCCAGTTACATCGCTCACCTGCGGCAGCTGTTGCAGGAGGACCGCTATGAGAACGGCTACGTGCACCCAGTGAACCTG acatGGCCATTCGTGGTCTCGGGAAGACCGGACTCTGACACCAAAGAAGTTTCCGCAGCCAACAGACTATGTGGAACCACCGCTTAA